A genomic stretch from Doryrhamphus excisus isolate RoL2022-K1 chromosome 23, RoL_Dexc_1.0, whole genome shotgun sequence includes:
- the tbx22 gene encoding T-box transcription factor TBX22 → MSSGKMQGLSSRAHAFSVEALVGKPCKRLKVSEDHDSSWEGHTDIFTGSPEIPKKVASAAKRPEAKSCNPDLVEKAEPPEEGSKPKRSESRPDREVHVELQGSELWKRFFEIGTEMIITKAGRRMFPSVRVKVSNLDPRQQYYIAMDVMPVDSKRYRYVYHSSQWMVAGNTDHSCISPRLYVHADSPCEGETWMRQVISFDRVKLTNNEMDDKGHIILQSMHKYKPRVHIIKHDPRMDLSQIQSLPVEGVYSFSFPETEFTTVTAYQNQQITKLKIDRNPFAKGFRDPGRNRGVLDGLLESYPWRSPLSLDFKPFAIQLHGSLGSSTSTASSLKSLLPLSSSSALPPFPTVSGQDSALHTIALPFYGRTLTSPTFPSRPFSSLGADRLRGLSPVPPLTDLPLFPALQGKKPPHCRDPSLSRSPGSPSCLIPLSTALSSQGSASALLPYLSDSAGPYCLYRYSFPLNPQLTAISRHTKLAEDKTEGPLHQTSWHLAANHLL, encoded by the exons ATGTCATCGGGCAAGATGCAGGGTCTCAGCTCCAGGGCGCACGCGTTTTCTGTGGAGGCGCTGGTGGGGAAACCCTGCAAGAGATTGAAAGTGTCTGAAGACCATGACTCAAGTTGGGAAGGACACACGGACATCTTCACCG GCTCACCAGAGATTCCGAAGAAGGTGGCTTCAGCAGCAAAGAGGCCCGAGGCCAAATCCTGTAATCCGGACCTGGTCGAGAAGGCCGAACCACCCGAAGAAGGGAGTAAGCCGAAACGCAGTGAGAGTAGACCGGATAGAGAGGTCCACGTTGAGCTGCAGGGTTCCGAACTCTGGAAAAGATTCTTTGAGATCGGCACAGAGATGATCATCACCAAAGCGGGAAG GAGAATGTTTCCATCGGTGCGGGTCAAAGTGAGCAACCTGGACCCACGCCAGCAGTATTACATAGCAATGGATGTCATGCCCGTGGATTCTAAACGTTACAG GTATGTTTACCATAGCTCCCAGTGGATGGTGGCAGGAAACACGGACCACTCTTGCATCTCGCCGAGGCTCTACGTCCACGCAGACTCGCCGTGCGAAGGAGAGACTTGGATGCGTCAGGTCATCAGCTTTGATAGAGTCAAACTGACCAACAATGAAATGGACGACAAGGGGCAT ATAATCCTGCAGTCCATGCATAAGTACAAGCCACGTGTGCACATCATCAAGCATGACCCTCGAATGGACTTGTCCCAGATCCAGTCGCTGCCTGTTGAGGGAGTGTACAGCTTCTCCTTCCCAGAAACAGAGTTCACCACCGTCACAGCCTATCAGAATCAACAG ATCACAAAACTGAAGATAGACAGAAACCCGTTTGCCAAAGGCTTCAGGGATCCAGGAAGGAACAG GGGTGTGTTGGATGGTTTACTTGAGTCTTATCCTTGGAGATCTCCTCTCAGCTTGGACTTCAAGCCATTCGCCATACAGCTTCACG GAAGCCTGGGGTCTTCAACCAGCACTGCTTCCTCACTAAAGAGCCTCCTTCCCTTGTCGTCTTCTTCAGCACTCCCTCCATTCCCCACGGTCTCAGGCCAGGACTCTGCTCTTCACACCATCGCTCTTCCATTCTACGGAAGGACCTTGACCAGCCCCACATTTCCCAGCAGACCCTTTTCCTCTCTGGGAGCAGACAGACTCAGAGGCCTGTCGCCGGTCCCTCCACTAACAGACCTCCCGCTCTTCCCTGCGCTTCAGGGAAAGAAACCACCTCACTGTCGGGATCCAAGTCTTTCCCGGTCTCCTGGGAGCCCCTCCTGTTTGATCCCCCTCTCCACCGCTCTCAGCTCTCAAGGGTCGGCTTCGGCTTTACTTCCTTATCTTTCAGACAGTGCAGGCCCATATTGTCTGTATCGCTATAGCTTCCCCTTGAACCCTCAACTTACAGCTATTTCCCGGCATACTAAACTAGCTGAAGATAAGACAGAGGGCCCACTGCACCAAACTTCATGGCACCTGGCCGCCAACCACCTCCTCTAA